Proteins co-encoded in one Ruegeria sp. YS9 genomic window:
- a CDS encoding universal stress protein, producing MTTKIVIGLDGTETGERVIAFAKDLARLIGSCELVVAYVIEWSPYTFQTPEENAQRHKRREEEVDLATSRIVTPAVEALREAGFEAQGVVRHGDVAETLNAITMEMGGSQIVVGRSSADGIKKRIFGSSTQNLVMHADVPVTVVN from the coding sequence ATGACAACAAAGATTGTCATAGGACTCGACGGGACAGAGACCGGTGAGCGCGTGATTGCCTTTGCCAAGGATTTGGCAAGGTTGATCGGCTCGTGTGAACTGGTGGTCGCTTATGTGATCGAATGGTCCCCTTACACCTTTCAGACACCGGAAGAAAACGCGCAGCGTCACAAGCGAAGGGAAGAAGAGGTTGATCTGGCAACGTCGCGTATCGTGACGCCTGCCGTTGAGGCCCTCAGAGAGGCTGGTTTCGAAGCGCAGGGTGTTGTTCGTCATGGCGACGTGGCGGAGACCTTGAACGCCATTACAATGGAAATGGGCGGCTCGCAGATCGTTGTCGGCCGGTCTTCGGCAGACGGGATCAAGAAACGTATCTTCGGCAGTTCGACCCAGAACCTTGTGATGCATGCCGATGTTCCGGTCACGGTTGTGAACTGA